A genomic window from Glaciihabitans sp. INWT7 includes:
- a CDS encoding amino acid ABC transporter permease, with product MSSSVLFDSPGPKARRRSLIFSIVAIVIVAGVLLWAVLTLAAPRQSSGITLPGSFDSSRWDIFLDPRVWRDIGLGALATLRAAAVAAALALVIGVGFATLRTSVFSWVRVPAAVVLEFFRGMPVLLLMLFILLASSFGAFWAVVLGLALYNGAIIGEILRAGLASLPRGQREAGLSLGLTRLQTKTMIEFPQAFRQMLPVIVAQLVVLLKDTSLGYIVGYNELIRTTMNSMSSFYGNRYLLSLFIVTLVIYLAINLSLSAFARRLARKRVSR from the coding sequence ATGAGCTCCTCGGTCTTGTTCGACTCTCCCGGCCCGAAGGCCCGCCGCCGTTCGCTGATCTTCTCGATAGTCGCGATCGTCATCGTCGCGGGGGTACTGCTCTGGGCAGTGCTGACGCTCGCCGCGCCGCGCCAGTCCTCCGGCATCACGCTCCCCGGTTCGTTCGATTCGAGTCGCTGGGACATCTTCCTGGATCCGCGGGTCTGGCGGGACATCGGCCTCGGTGCGCTCGCGACCCTCCGCGCCGCCGCCGTGGCCGCGGCGCTGGCGCTCGTCATCGGTGTCGGCTTCGCCACCCTGCGAACCTCGGTCTTCTCCTGGGTGCGGGTGCCCGCCGCCGTCGTGCTCGAGTTCTTCCGCGGCATGCCGGTGCTCCTGCTGATGCTCTTCATTCTGCTGGCGAGCTCGTTCGGCGCGTTCTGGGCGGTGGTGCTCGGTCTCGCCCTCTACAACGGAGCGATCATCGGCGAGATCTTGCGGGCCGGCCTCGCCTCGCTGCCTCGGGGCCAGCGCGAGGCTGGCCTGAGCCTCGGTCTCACTCGCCTTCAGACCAAGACCATGATCGAATTCCCCCAGGCATTCCGGCAGATGTTGCCCGTGATCGTGGCACAACTGGTGGTCCTTCTCAAGGACACGAGCCTCGGCTACATCGTGGGATACAACGAACTGATCCGCACGACGATGAACAGCATGTCGAGCTTCTACGGCAACCGCTACCTCCTCTCGCTCTTCATAGTGACGTTGGTCATCTACCTCGCGATCAACCTCTCGCTCTCGGCCTTCGCCCGCCGTCTCGCGCGCAAACGGGTCTCTCGCTAG
- a CDS encoding amino acid ABC transporter permease has translation MNAVIDNLPLYLQGFGVTLSLFVIAGVSAIILGTIVAAMRISPVAGLRGAAAAYTEMLRNTPLTLVLLFFAFVLPQLTPRIPYFPAALVGLTLYTAPFVAEALRSGVNGVPIGQAEAARSLGMGFGQALTLIILPQAFRMVIPPLVNVLVALAKNTSVAGGFFVAELFTVGKALANGNGNSIVPILLGVAFFYLVITIPLGILSSRLEKRWVVAR, from the coding sequence ATGAACGCGGTGATCGACAACCTGCCGTTGTACTTGCAGGGATTCGGCGTCACGCTGTCACTGTTCGTCATCGCCGGCGTCTCTGCGATCATCCTCGGCACCATCGTTGCGGCGATGCGCATCTCTCCGGTCGCGGGTCTTCGTGGGGCGGCGGCCGCCTACACGGAGATGCTTCGTAACACGCCCCTCACGCTCGTTCTGCTGTTCTTCGCGTTCGTTCTTCCCCAGCTCACCCCCCGGATCCCGTATTTCCCGGCGGCGTTGGTGGGCCTCACCCTCTATACCGCGCCCTTCGTCGCGGAGGCACTCCGATCCGGCGTTAACGGCGTACCCATCGGACAGGCGGAGGCGGCACGCAGCCTCGGGATGGGTTTCGGCCAGGCGCTCACGCTCATCATCCTTCCCCAGGCCTTCCGCATGGTGATCCCGCCCCTGGTCAACGTGCTGGTCGCCCTTGCCAAGAACACCTCCGTCGCCGGTGGATTCTTCGTGGCGGAACTCTTCACGGTGGGCAAGGCGCTCGCCAACGGGAACGGCAACTCGATAGTCCCGATCCTGCTCGGCGTCGCCTTCTTCTACCTGGTGATCACCATCCCGCTCGGGATCCTCTCGTCACGACTGGAAAAGAGATGGGTGGTGGCCCGATGA
- a CDS encoding glutamate ABC transporter substrate-binding protein, with translation MLSVIGLAAASMLILAGCAGSDEPAADPKPVASFAAGSTMAKLSEAGKITIGTKFDQPLFGLKGPDGPVGFDVEIGKLIAASLGIKASDITFTETVSANREPFIESEQVDLVIATYTINDKRKEVVSFAGPYYSAGQSILVKADNKSIKSEKDLVGQPVCSVTGSTPAAKLAEIGAKPLLTDTYSNCLEPLRSGAVVAVSTDNVILAGLAAQNEGEFKIAGKPFTEEPYGIGLKHDDSDFRTFINDVLTKAYKDGSYKKAWEDTAGKVLPYVAPPAVDDYSL, from the coding sequence ATGTTGTCCGTCATTGGACTAGCCGCAGCATCCATGCTGATCCTGGCCGGATGTGCCGGCTCTGACGAGCCGGCCGCAGACCCCAAGCCCGTCGCCAGCTTCGCCGCCGGCAGCACGATGGCAAAGCTGTCAGAGGCCGGCAAGATCACCATCGGCACCAAGTTCGACCAGCCGCTGTTCGGGCTCAAAGGCCCGGACGGTCCCGTCGGTTTCGACGTCGAGATCGGCAAGCTCATCGCGGCCAGCCTGGGCATCAAGGCCTCCGACATCACCTTCACCGAGACCGTCTCCGCCAACCGCGAGCCATTCATCGAATCCGAGCAGGTCGATCTGGTGATCGCTACCTACACGATCAACGACAAGCGCAAAGAGGTCGTCTCCTTCGCCGGACCGTACTACTCGGCGGGCCAGTCCATCCTGGTGAAGGCCGACAACAAGTCGATCAAGTCCGAGAAAGACCTGGTCGGGCAGCCGGTGTGCTCGGTGACGGGCTCCACCCCGGCAGCGAAGCTCGCCGAGATCGGCGCCAAGCCGCTGCTCACCGACACCTACTCCAACTGCCTCGAGCCGCTTCGTTCGGGTGCGGTGGTCGCGGTCAGCACGGACAACGTGATCCTCGCCGGCCTCGCGGCCCAGAACGAGGGGGAGTTCAAGATCGCCGGCAAGCCCTTCACAGAGGAGCCCTACGGAATCGGTCTCAAGCACGACGACAGTGACTTCCGTACCTTCATCAACGATGTGCTCACCAAGGCATACAAGGACGGAAGCTACAAGAAGGCGTGGGAAGACACCGCCGGCAAGGTTCTGCCCTATGTCGCTCCTCCCGCGGTAGACGACTACTCGCTGTAA
- a CDS encoding amino acid ABC transporter ATP-binding protein, with protein METSASEPPTSNISVVRGEPLVILDGVNKHFGDLHVLNDINTVVNRGEVVVVIGPSGSGKSTLCRAINRLETIDSGTITIDGELLPEEGSELAQLRADVGMVFQSFNLFAHKTILENVTLAPIKVRKLSKTDADKRGMEMLDRVGIADQAGKMPAQLSGGQQQRVAIARSLAMTPKLILMDEPTSALDPEMINEVLDVMVGLAKDGMTMVVVTHEMGFARKAADRVLFMAAGRIEEEATPEQFFTNPQTARAQDFLSKILDH; from the coding sequence ATGGAGACAAGCGCAAGCGAGCCCCCGACCTCGAACATCAGCGTGGTTCGAGGAGAACCCCTGGTGATTCTCGACGGAGTGAACAAGCACTTCGGTGACCTCCACGTGCTCAACGACATCAACACCGTGGTCAACCGCGGTGAAGTCGTCGTCGTGATCGGACCGAGCGGATCGGGCAAGTCGACCCTGTGCCGGGCGATAAACCGGCTGGAGACCATCGACAGCGGCACCATCACCATCGACGGTGAACTCCTCCCGGAAGAGGGTTCTGAGCTCGCGCAGCTTCGGGCCGATGTCGGCATGGTTTTCCAGTCCTTCAACCTCTTCGCCCACAAGACGATCCTCGAGAACGTGACCCTCGCGCCGATCAAGGTGCGCAAGCTCTCCAAGACCGACGCTGACAAGCGCGGCATGGAGATGCTCGACAGGGTGGGGATCGCCGACCAGGCCGGCAAGATGCCCGCTCAGCTCTCCGGCGGCCAGCAGCAACGCGTGGCCATCGCCCGGTCGCTGGCCATGACGCCGAAGCTGATCCTGATGGATGAGCCGACGAGCGCGCTCGACCCCGAGATGATCAACGAGGTGCTCGACGTGATGGTCGGCCTCGCGAAGGACGGCATGACCATGGTCGTCGTCACCCACGAGATGGGCTTCGCCCGCAAGGCCGCGGACCGCGTTCTCTTCATGGCCGCCGGCCGGATCGAAGAAGAAGCCACACCGGAGCAGTTCTTCACGAATCCCCAGACCGCGCGCGCCCAGGACTTCCTGTCGAAGATCCTCGACCACTAG
- a CDS encoding RNA methyltransferase, translating to MLDNPRSPRVRGVAKLAKREGRISSGQFLLEGPQSVAEALTFRPELVVELFATPTALDRYTDIAQRAEDAGIDVEFVTEQVLDTMADTVTPQGIIAVCRQFPTSLKDILASGPKLIAILEEVRDPGNAGTIIRAADAAGADAVILTGRSVDLYNPKVVRASTGSIFHLPVAVGVELEAVLLKVQQAGLTVLAADIKGEDLLAARVDGVLDSPTAWLFGNEARGLSDEHFALADRAITVPIYGHAESMNLATAASVCLYESAFAQRSGQ from the coding sequence GTGCTAGATAATCCCCGTTCGCCGCGAGTAAGAGGCGTTGCCAAACTCGCGAAGCGCGAGGGCAGGATCTCCAGCGGGCAGTTTCTGCTCGAGGGTCCCCAGTCCGTTGCGGAGGCGCTGACGTTCCGTCCTGAGCTCGTCGTAGAGCTGTTCGCGACGCCGACCGCCCTCGACCGGTACACCGATATCGCCCAGCGCGCCGAGGATGCCGGCATCGACGTGGAATTCGTCACCGAGCAGGTGCTCGACACGATGGCCGACACGGTCACTCCCCAGGGGATCATCGCGGTCTGCCGCCAGTTCCCCACCTCGCTCAAAGACATCCTGGCCTCAGGGCCGAAGCTGATCGCGATTCTCGAAGAGGTGCGCGACCCGGGTAACGCCGGCACGATCATCCGGGCGGCGGACGCCGCGGGAGCGGATGCGGTCATCCTCACCGGCCGCAGCGTCGACCTCTACAACCCCAAGGTCGTGCGCGCATCGACGGGCTCGATCTTCCATTTGCCCGTTGCGGTCGGAGTGGAGCTCGAAGCCGTGCTTCTCAAGGTGCAGCAGGCAGGGCTCACCGTGTTGGCGGCCGACATCAAGGGGGAGGACCTCCTCGCTGCCCGGGTCGATGGCGTGCTCGACTCACCCACGGCGTGGCTCTTCGGCAACGAGGCCCGCGGACTGTCGGACGAGCATTTCGCGCTCGCGGACCGGGCGATAACCGTGCCCATCTACGGACACGCAGAGTCGATGAACCTCGCGACCGCCGCCTCGGTCTGCCTCTACGAGAGTGCCTTCGCGCAGCGAAGCGGGCAGTAG
- the rplT gene encoding 50S ribosomal protein L20, whose translation MARVKRAVNAHKKRRVILERAKGYRGQRSRLYRKAKEQVTHSLVYAYRDRRARKGDFRRLWIQRINAASRANGLTYNRLIQGLNLAGVGVDRRILADLAVTEPATFAALVATAKAALPADTSAPKVLA comes from the coding sequence ATGGCAAGAGTAAAGAGGGCCGTCAACGCCCACAAGAAGCGTCGGGTAATCCTCGAGCGCGCCAAGGGTTACCGCGGCCAGCGTTCGCGTCTGTACCGCAAGGCCAAGGAGCAGGTCACTCACTCCCTCGTCTACGCGTACCGTGACCGCCGCGCCCGCAAGGGTGACTTCCGTCGCCTGTGGATCCAGCGCATCAATGCTGCGTCCCGTGCGAACGGCCTCACCTACAACCGCCTCATCCAGGGCCTCAACCTGGCCGGAGTCGGAGTGGATCGCCGTATCCTCGCCGACCTCGCCGTCACCGAGCCCGCCACGTTCGCGGCGCTCGTGGCCACCGCGAAGGCCGCTCTCCCGGCCGACACCTCCGCTCCGAAGGTGCTCGCGTAG
- the rpmI gene encoding 50S ribosomal protein L35, which produces MPKQKTHSGTKKRFKVTGSGKIMKQQAGMRHNLVTKSGQRKRRLNQDQVIAPANVKAIKKLLGI; this is translated from the coding sequence ATGCCCAAGCAGAAGACGCACTCCGGCACCAAGAAGCGATTCAAGGTCACCGGTAGCGGAAAGATCATGAAGCAGCAGGCTGGCATGCGCCACAACCTGGTAACCAAGTCGGGCCAGCGCAAGCGCCGCCTCAACCAGGACCAGGTCATCGCCCCGGCGAACGTCAAGGCCATCAAGAAGCTTCTCGGCATCTAA
- the infC gene encoding translation initiation factor IF-3 — MSPAHRRIHRPTRPTKELRISDPRTNDRIRVPEVRLVGPNGEQVGVVRIEDAIRLAQEADLDLVEVAPNSKPPVAKIMDFGKFKYETAQKAKEAKRNQSNTILKEVRFRLKIDVHDYETKRKRAEGFLQGGDKVKAMILFRGREQSRPEQGVRLLQRFAEDVSEFGSVESTPMIDGRNMVMVIGPLKTKAEVKAEHDAKVAKSKPERTERPASAELPALPPESVKAATDAAAHPVGEAPAAARVEARKAPTVETKAAPSVEAAPAASTPAASPATKAAPATTAAASPAPAAKAAPAAAAKATPAPRATPTPAAASKPTPATASKPVPRPAPTPGNAPKPRAVPPKTAPADVTSD, encoded by the coding sequence GTGAGTCCGGCACATCGCCGAATCCACAGGCCAACACGACCGACTAAGGAGTTACGCATCAGCGATCCCCGTACCAATGACCGAATCCGCGTTCCGGAGGTCCGACTTGTTGGCCCCAATGGCGAACAGGTCGGTGTAGTGCGCATTGAAGACGCTATTCGTCTTGCCCAGGAGGCAGACCTGGATTTGGTTGAGGTTGCTCCCAATTCCAAGCCTCCCGTCGCCAAGATCATGGACTTCGGCAAGTTCAAGTACGAAACAGCGCAGAAGGCGAAAGAAGCCAAGCGCAACCAGTCCAACACCATCCTCAAAGAGGTGCGGTTCCGCCTCAAGATCGATGTGCACGACTACGAGACCAAGCGCAAGCGCGCCGAAGGATTCCTTCAGGGCGGCGACAAGGTGAAGGCAATGATCCTGTTCCGTGGTCGCGAGCAGTCGCGCCCCGAGCAGGGTGTGCGCCTGCTGCAGCGTTTCGCGGAAGATGTGTCGGAATTCGGCAGCGTCGAGTCGACCCCGATGATCGATGGCCGCAACATGGTCATGGTGATCGGGCCGCTCAAGACCAAGGCCGAGGTCAAGGCAGAGCATGATGCCAAGGTCGCGAAGTCGAAGCCGGAGCGCACCGAGCGCCCCGCGAGTGCAGAGCTCCCCGCGCTGCCGCCCGAGTCGGTCAAGGCCGCGACGGATGCCGCAGCCCACCCGGTTGGCGAGGCTCCGGCCGCGGCTCGCGTCGAAGCACGGAAGGCACCCACGGTCGAGACCAAGGCCGCTCCGTCGGTGGAGGCGGCCCCGGCCGCCTCCACGCCGGCTGCGTCCCCCGCCACCAAGGCTGCGCCCGCCACAACCGCTGCCGCCTCGCCGGCCCCGGCAGCGAAGGCTGCTCCGGCCGCCGCCGCGAAGGCCACCCCGGCACCGCGCGCGACCCCCACCCCGGCCGCCGCGTCCAAGCCCACGCCGGCGACGGCCTCCAAGCCGGTACCTCGCCCGGCCCCCACCCCCGGAAACGCGCCGAAGCCGCGCGCGGTTCCGCCCAAGACTGCACCAGCAGATGTGACGTCGGACTAG
- a CDS encoding DUF1844 domain-containing protein: MNQQDHSEPGHTHENDAARDIADVPAIEVINTVAVHLLSAAAVKCGLADDPDTQLDLDEARKLINALAGLITASAPDLGDQHARALRDGLRSVQLAFREASPIPDAPGFGAGEKWTGAVN, translated from the coding sequence ATGAACCAGCAGGATCATTCAGAACCCGGCCACACCCACGAGAATGATGCCGCGCGGGATATCGCGGACGTTCCCGCGATCGAGGTCATCAATACGGTCGCCGTGCATCTGCTCAGTGCCGCCGCGGTGAAGTGTGGGCTGGCGGACGATCCGGACACCCAGCTCGACCTCGACGAGGCCCGCAAGCTGATCAACGCGCTGGCCGGCCTGATCACCGCCAGCGCCCCCGATCTCGGCGACCAGCACGCCCGCGCGCTGCGGGATGGCCTGCGATCCGTGCAGCTGGCGTTCCGCGAGGCATCCCCGATCCCGGATGCCCCGGGCTTCGGTGCCGGCGAGAAGTGGACCGGCGCGGTCAACTGA